GCAAGGACCTGCCCCCGATCGGGTGGGAGCGGTACAAGAACGGCAAGATCAAGGTCGACAAGGAAGGCAACCCCGTCCCCCTCTACGTGCTGGAGCACTACGAGGAAGGGGCGACCTTCTCCAAGGTCAAGGTCGTCGACTTCAACCCCGGCTCCCGCCACCATATCGCTGACCGGCTCAAGAAGCTGTTCGGCTGGGTACCGATCGAGTTCACGGAGAAGGGCGAGCCGAAGGTCGACGAAACGACCCTCTCGCAGCTCCCGTGGCCGGAAGCCAAGCTCCTCACCGAGTACCTGACGGTCCAGAAGCGCATCGGACAGATCGCCGAGGGCAAGCAGTCGTGGCTCAAGAAGGAGCGCAACGGGCGCATCTTCGGCGGCGTGATCACCCTCGGGGCGGTCACCCGACGCATGACGCACTCCAACCCCAACATCGCCCAGGTCCCCAAGGTCAAGGTCGATGACGACGGCAACGTCCTGTGGGGCTACGAGGGCGGCTACGGGGCCGAGTGTCGGGCGCTGTTCCGGGCCTCTCCGGGGTTCCGGCTGGTTGGCTGCGATGCCGACGCGCTGGAGCTGCGCTGCCTCGGCGGCTACATGGCCCGGTTCGACGGCGGGGCGTACATCGAGACCATCCTGCGGGGTAAGAAATCCCTCGGGACGGACATGCACACCGTCAACGCCAAGGCGCTCGGGCTCGACCCGACCAAGGCGTACGTCATCGACGGCAAGACCATGTCCGGGCGCGACATCGCCAAGGTCTGGTTCTACGCCTTCATCTACGGGGCAGGGGACTGGAAGCTCGGGGCGATACTCGGGCAGGGGAAGGCGGCGGGGACCAAATCCCGCAAGGCGTTCCTTGAGAACCTTCCGGCGCTCGGCAAGCTGGTCAAGCTGGTCAAGAAGCGGGCCTCCGGGCGCGGCTTCCTGTTCGGCCTCGACGGCGGCAAGCTGAAAGTCCGCAAGGCCCACGCAGCCCTCAATACCCTCCTCCAGTCTGCCGGCGCGATCATCATGAAGGTCGCTCTGGTCATCCTGGACGATGACCTACAGGCGGCCGGGCTGGTCCCCGGACAGGACTACGAGTTCTGCGCCAACGTCCACGACGAGTGGCAGATCGACGTGCTCCCCGAGCATGTCCCGCTCGTCAAGCGCATCGCCGAAGACGCGATCCGCAAAGCAGGAGAAGACCTTGAGTTCAAGTGCCCACTCGCCGGAAACGCCGACGACGGGATCACCTGGAAAGACACCCACTAAAGAGTTTCGCCGCAACAAAGGAGCAGGCTATGTCTATGTCATCACGAACCGCGCTTGGCCGGGTTACTGCAAGGTTGGCAGATCAAGTAGTGTCGCTGCTCGGCTGCGAACATATCAAACAAGCAGCCCTCACCGGGACTTCGTTCTGCACTATCACCGATGGTTCCCCGACGCTTGTCTCGCCGAGCGACGTTTTCGAGCAGCGAGCCCCGGCCACCGGGCCCACGGAGAGTGGTTCCGCATCCACCCCGACGACGCGGCGAACCTCCTCGACCGCCTCGCGAACGATCTTCGACGAGAGCGAGTGGGCGGCGCACCTGCGCAACACGTACGGCATCCCGCTGGCGATCGAGCCTGAGACCGCACGGGAGACC
The nucleotide sequence above comes from Aquibium microcysteis. Encoded proteins:
- a CDS encoding DNA polymerase, which gives rise to MALISIAEGLRMLYEADELIGHNIIKFDVPALQKVFPWFKPRAALLDTLVLSRLIWPEIKKTQDPTLVKRGKLPKHLVGSYGLEAFGCRLGEWKGDYSAIMKAQGKDPWAAWNPDMQEYCEQDVRVNFLLFDKLWKLWKEEAAPFSDRSVYLEMRVAQIVARQEVWGFAFDREGAEKLYVQLIAERERLEKQLRATFAPWHASGGQGEVTKSRRVKRKDLPPIGWERYKNGKIKVDKEGNPVPLYVLEHYEEGATFSKVKVVDFNPGSRHHIADRLKKLFGWVPIEFTEKGEPKVDETTLSQLPWPEAKLLTEYLTVQKRIGQIAEGKQSWLKKERNGRIFGGVITLGAVTRRMTHSNPNIAQVPKVKVDDDGNVLWGYEGGYGAECRALFRASPGFRLVGCDADALELRCLGGYMARFDGGAYIETILRGKKSLGTDMHTVNAKALGLDPTKAYVIDGKTMSGRDIAKVWFYAFIYGAGDWKLGAILGQGKAAGTKSRKAFLENLPALGKLVKLVKKRASGRGFLFGLDGGKLKVRKAHAALNTLLQSAGAIIMKVALVILDDDLQAAGLVPGQDYEFCANVHDEWQIDVLPEHVPLVKRIAEDAIRKAGEDLEFKCPLAGNADDGITWKDTH
- a CDS encoding GIY-YIG nuclease family protein, coding for MSSSAHSPETPTTGSPGKTPTKEFRRNKGAGYVYVITNRAWPGYCKVGRSSSVAARLRTYQTSSPHRDFVLHYHRWFPDACLAERRFRAASPGHRAHGEWFRIHPDDAANLLDRLANDLRRERVGGAPAQHVRHPAGDRA